The genomic region GCCCCCGAGAGGGTGCGCGGCTCGAAGACGCTCAAGTCGGTGGCCTGGTCGTAGGCGGCAATCCAGTAGGCCTTGTCGGCCGGAAAGCCCACGGCCTGGGCGAGCAGGTGGGTGGTATCGGCGTGGACGAGGCTGCGGCCGCCGCTCGACTGCGCCTGGGCATTTCCCGCCGCGGCGAGCGCCGCGGTCTTGCACTGCGCCGATGCGTTTCCAGGCGCGCAGCCGGCGGGGAGCGGCTGGCAGTTGAGCGGTGTTCCTCCATCGGTGGCGTAGCAGAGGTCCTCGCCGAAGCCGAAGCTGGAGGTGGACAGCAGGAGGGTGGCAAGCATCAGGAGTCTTGGGTGCATGCCCTCCGCGAACACGCGCCAGCCCTACAGGTTGCGCGGCGCCCTGGCCTGCGCTTGGGACTGAGGGTGTCCTGCACCGCGCGAGCGCGAGCGCGGGCAGGCCTCGTCCGCTCAGCGCGCGCCCGTTACCTGGAGGCGCGCATCGGTCAGCTTCTCGCCCCGGAGGAAGGCCTTCATGCGCTCCAGGATGCGCGGGTCCGACTGGAAGAGGCCGTCATGGCCCGCCCCCTCCAGCACCAGGTGCACGGCCCTGGACAGCCCGGGGCGCAGCGCCTCCGCGTTGTCGGGAGGCGTGCGGCCATCCAGTGTGCCGCTGATCATCAACACGGAGACCTGCGCCTTCAGCGGGCCCCGGAAGCCCTCGCCCAGGTCCACCACCCCGGGAGCCCAGGCGGCCTCCGCCACGCCCGCGTTGACCGCTCCCCCCAGCAGGGCCGTGCGTGCCTCACGGGCAATCCGGGCGCTGCGAGCAGGGCTGATTCCGGACGCGGCATCCATGGCCAACGACATGGGCCCCAGCTCTCCTCTTCGGAGGTCCGACGCGAAGGGGGCCATCGCCTCGAAGTGTCCCGCCTCCAGCACGGGGAGCAGCGTCAGGAAGCGCTCGAAGGTGGCCGGGTCTCGCAGTGACTCGAACGTGGCCCGCTGCAGGTCGAACCGGGTTGCAATCCACGTCCGCTCGGTGCCCGTCTTGTCATCCGTGAACTTCACGGTGCGCGGACCGCGCCCCAGCGCATCCATCAGGGTCCGCAGCCGGACCCTGAGTCCCTTGCCCTTCGGCTCCCGGGCGCGCAGCAGCGCGTCCCAGCGGTCCAGCAGCGCCTCGGCCTGGGCGGGCCGCTTCCAGGTGTCGTCCGGCCCCTCCACTCCGGCCAGGATGGCGTGGTCCACCTTGTCCGCATGGTGCCGCAGGTACGCCAGTCCCAGGTGCGTCCCGTAGCTGATGCCCCAGAGGTTCAAGCGGGGCACGCCCAGGGCCTCGCGAAGGGACTCCAGGTCCTCGGCGCTCTCCACCGTGGTGTAGGCGCCCAGGTCCACGCCCGCGGCGGTCCACGCCTGCGCGGCCTCGGTGGTGGCCTTCTTCAGCGTCGCGGTCAGCAGCGCCTCATCCACCGGCTGGTCCAGTGGGACCGACCAGGGGTGGCCCAGCTCGGGGTGGAAGGTGGACTGCCCCGTGCCTCGCTGGTCCAGGGCGATGACGTCCGCCACCTCGCGAAGCGCCAGGAAGAGGTCATGGCGGACGCCTCTCGCGGCATCGATGCCCGAGCCGCCCGGTCCGCCCGCGAGATAGACGATGGGCGCTCCCGGCTTCGGGTTCGTGCTCTTGAAGCGGACGAAGCGCAGAGTGAGCGAGGCGCCCTCGGGCCGGGCGTGTCGCACGGGGACGGTCAGGTGGCCCAGCTCGGTCTCCACTGTCCGACCATCCCTGGCGCGGAAGGTGTGGGGCTCCAATCGAAGGTCCGCGGCATGCGCCAGGACGAAGGGGGTGAGCAGGGTGAAGAGCAGCAGGGCTCGCATGAATCTCCTCCAGTGGGTGTGCCCTGAAACTAGGAGTCACCCGGGCCTCGCGGGGGAGCGCATCGCCCAGCGTCTCGTGACGTCGCCCAGGTGCGAGGCGAGGGGCGCCGGACTGCGTATGCTGGCGTCATGTCTCGCTGGCTGCTCATCGCGTGCCTGGGAATCTTCCTCATGGCCCAGACGCCCGTTCCCTCGATTGAAGAGGCGCGGGTCGAGGTGCACGCGGAAGACCTCCCCGTGGAACGCGCCCTGGCTCCCGGCGGTGAAGGCTGGCGCACCGTGTCGATGTGGCGCGTCGCCGAGGGGCCAGCTCCCTTCTGGATTCGCACCCGCGTCCACGTCCCTCCGCGAGCACCCGGGGAGCCCACGCCCGCCCTGGCCCTTTCCCTGCTGGGCTCGTGGGAGGCCTGGTGGGACGGAGCGCTCCTGGGGCGCAACGGCCGCGTGGGACGCACGCCCGGGGAGGAGGTTCCGGGCAACGTGGACCTGCTGCTCCCCCTGCCACCGGAGCACGCCACCCCGGGCCCGCACCTGCTGGTGATACGGGCCTCGGCGCATCATCGGGGGTTCCAGCCCATCGGCATGCTCTACCGCCTCCAGGTGGGTGAGGCCTCACAGCTCGCCCGCTCCCGCCTGCTCTGGCTCGTGCCGTCCCTGGCCACGCTGGGGGCCATGGTGCTGATGGGGCTGCTCCACCTTGCGCGGTACTTCCTGGAGCGGCGCAGCCGCGCCACGCTGTTGCTGGGGCTGCTCTGCCTGGCCGCCTCGGCGCTGCTGCTCCTCGAAGCGTGGCGGGGGCTCGCGAGCTATCCCTACCCACTGCACATCGTCCGGCTCTGGCTCCTGTCCGCCTTCGTGTTGGCCGTGGCCGTCCTCCTGCCGGCCACCCTGCACGTGGCCTTCGCCGAGCCGCGCCGAGCCCCCTGGTGGGGGCTGCTGGCGGTGAGCCTGCTCGGCCTCCTGGCGGTCCGGGGCTTCGATGGCAGGAACGCCCTGGGCCTGGGGCTCTCCCTGGTCGTGTCCCTGGTCATCGTGGTGCGCGCCAGGCTTCGGCGTGAACCCGGCGCATGGGCGGCCCTGGGGGGACTGGGCTTCGCGATGGCGCTCTACCTCCTGTCGCCCCAGGACTTTCCCGAGCGCGGCTTCTTCATCGCCTTCGGAGGACTGCTGCTGTGCCTGGGAGGCGTGCATGCCCACCAGCTCCGCCGCCAGCAACAGCGCCTGGACGACGCCACGCGCGCGTCGGAGCGCCTCCAACTGGAGCTGCTCAAACGCAGCATCCAGCCCCACTTCCTGATGAACACCCTGGGCGCCGTGAGTGAGTGGGTGGAGACGGAGCCCACCCAGGCCGTGCGCTTCATCGAGTCGCTGGGCGCCGTGTACCGGCACCTCCTCGGCGTGTCGGGCGAGCGGAGCATCTCCCTGGCCCGGGAACTGGAGCTGTGTCGCGCCTACCTGGAGGTCATGGGCTACCGCCATGGTCTCACCTTCACGCTGGAGGCCCCGGGCGTGGATGGCGAAGCGACGGTGCCGCCTGCCGTGCTCCACACCCTGCTGGAGAATGCCTTCACCCACAACCGCTACACCGCGCCGGTGACCTTCCGCCTCCAGGAAGGGCGTGCGGGAGGCCGACGGCGCTACACCTTCAGCGCGCCGACCGGCACGCGTGCGGCTGCGGGCATGGGGGAGGGCACGGGAAGCCGTTACCTCGAAGCGCGGCTGAACGAGACCTTCCCTGGCGCGTGGAGCCTGGAGGCCGGGCCCACGGAGGCGGGGTGGACCACGGTGATGGAGGTTCCCGCATGAAGGTGCTCATCGTGGAGGACGAGCCCCTGGCGGCCCGGCGCCTGGCGCGACTCAGCCAGGAACTGCTGGGCCCGGGCGTGCCGCCGCCCCTCGTGCGCGACAGCCTCGCGGACGCGCGAGAGGTGCTGGCCGGACGCACCGTGGACCTGATGCTGCTGGACCTGAACCTCGCGGGGGAGGACGGCTTCCGACTGCTGGAAGAGGCGGCGGCGGGTTCCTTCCACACGGTGGTGGTTTCAGCGAACACGGACCAGGCCCTGCGCGCCTTCGAACTCGGGGTGCTGGACTTCGTGGCCAAGCCCTACACGCGCGAGCGGCTGGCCACGGCCCTCACGCGCGTCCAGGGCCGTGCCGCGGCACCGCTGCGGACCCTGGCCGTGCGCAAGGGCGGAAGCATCCTCCGCGTGCCGCTGGAGACCGTGGCCTACATCCAGGGGGCCGGGGACTACGCGGAATTGGTGCTGCGCGCTGGTGGCACCGAGTTGAGCGAGAAGAGCCTGGACCGACTGGAGGTCCTGCTCCCCTCGGACTTCGTGCGCATCCACCGCTCCTATCTGGTCCCCCTCCAGGACGTGGCCCGCTTGTGGACTCAAGAAGGCTCACGCACGTCCGTGGAGCTGAAGGCGGGCACGCGGCTTCCCGTGGGCCGAAGCCGCGTGAAGGCACTCAAGGAGCGGTTGGAGCCCACGTCCGTGGACTCCGGGATGCCGCCACGGAAGTAGCGGACCTGGCCCTCGGCGCGCGCCGTGCACTGCTCGCGTTTCCCCAGGCGCTACTCGCAGGTGAACACGGGCGGCAGGTCCTCGATGTTGATGTGGCAGGGCGT from Pyxidicoccus trucidator harbors:
- a CDS encoding LytR/AlgR family response regulator transcription factor, which codes for MKVLIVEDEPLAARRLARLSQELLGPGVPPPLVRDSLADAREVLAGRTVDLMLLDLNLAGEDGFRLLEEAAAGSFHTVVVSANTDQALRAFELGVLDFVAKPYTRERLATALTRVQGRAAAPLRTLAVRKGGSILRVPLETVAYIQGAGDYAELVLRAGGTELSEKSLDRLEVLLPSDFVRIHRSYLVPLQDVARLWTQEGSRTSVELKAGTRLPVGRSRVKALKERLEPTSVDSGMPPRK
- a CDS encoding alpha/beta fold hydrolase; its protein translation is MRALLLFTLLTPFVLAHAADLRLEPHTFRARDGRTVETELGHLTVPVRHARPEGASLTLRFVRFKSTNPKPGAPIVYLAGGPGGSGIDAARGVRHDLFLALREVADVIALDQRGTGQSTFHPELGHPWSVPLDQPVDEALLTATLKKATTEAAQAWTAAGVDLGAYTTVESAEDLESLREALGVPRLNLWGISYGTHLGLAYLRHHADKVDHAILAGVEGPDDTWKRPAQAEALLDRWDALLRAREPKGKGLRVRLRTLMDALGRGPRTVKFTDDKTGTERTWIATRFDLQRATFESLRDPATFERFLTLLPVLEAGHFEAMAPFASDLRRGELGPMSLAMDAASGISPARSARIAREARTALLGGAVNAGVAEAAWAPGVVDLGEGFRGPLKAQVSVLMISGTLDGRTPPDNAEALRPGLSRAVHLVLEGAGHDGLFQSDPRILERMKAFLRGEKLTDARLQVTGAR
- a CDS encoding sensor histidine kinase, with the protein product MSRWLLIACLGIFLMAQTPVPSIEEARVEVHAEDLPVERALAPGGEGWRTVSMWRVAEGPAPFWIRTRVHVPPRAPGEPTPALALSLLGSWEAWWDGALLGRNGRVGRTPGEEVPGNVDLLLPLPPEHATPGPHLLVIRASAHHRGFQPIGMLYRLQVGEASQLARSRLLWLVPSLATLGAMVLMGLLHLARYFLERRSRATLLLGLLCLAASALLLLEAWRGLASYPYPLHIVRLWLLSAFVLAVAVLLPATLHVAFAEPRRAPWWGLLAVSLLGLLAVRGFDGRNALGLGLSLVVSLVIVVRARLRREPGAWAALGGLGFAMALYLLSPQDFPERGFFIAFGGLLLCLGGVHAHQLRRQQQRLDDATRASERLQLELLKRSIQPHFLMNTLGAVSEWVETEPTQAVRFIESLGAVYRHLLGVSGERSISLARELELCRAYLEVMGYRHGLTFTLEAPGVDGEATVPPAVLHTLLENAFTHNRYTAPVTFRLQEGRAGGRRRYTFSAPTGTRAAAGMGEGTGSRYLEARLNETFPGAWSLEAGPTEAGWTTVMEVPA